The DNA window TTACAGAAATTAGAGAATTCCAGTTGGCATCTTTAAAATTGGTAAAAGAATCAGATTCAACAATAAATCTCAAATAAACCGGTTCACCCGCATTTACAGTAAGATTTAACGTATGAGCCTGTGTTGTCAGATTCAATTGATTATAAATCTCCGGAGTAATTAAATCAGTTATCGTTCCTGAATTTACCTTTTCGGCTACCACTCTGAACTTTATATCATCTGATAAATAAGGAAACGTAAAGGATGGTATAGTAATAGCAACAGTTCCGGGAGCGTCCAGAAGAATAGGTGCGGAAACATTATTAAGAAGAAAATTGCTGTTATAATCTTCGTTATTTAATTGAAACTGATCCTGAGACAATTCAATTGTATTGGGAATATCATTACCATATTGATCCACATAGGTAATTTTAGGATTTGAATACACAGGAATATCTTTAACTATATTTTTATGCACCCTCACATAAATCTTCTCACCACTTTTTACAAATAACTGATTAGGGTTATTTATACCATTTGGAATAGGAAAATTAGGATCTGCAGCAACTGACTGCATATCATTATAAAAATCATTGTATTTGTTTATTAATATATCTTGAATACCGTATGTTGCAAGAATTTCCTTTAAATATATTCTGGTATTAGTAAAAGTATCTGTTCCCCCACTACTCAAAGGAGTAGGATTCTTTATCTCGACACTATAATACATTGAACCTGACCTACTAAATGGGCTTGATTCTATTGAAACAGCATCGTTAAATCTGATATATCCGTCTCTGGGTGCTACCCAAACTTTTACAACATCATTAATGTCAATATAGTTTTTTACCGGTTCCTCAGGACAAGGATATGAGTATTGTCCCGGATCCCCACATTCCCTTACCGGCTTCTGGATTGCTTTCGCTTTTACAACCATATTCTCGGTATACTCAGAATGCTGGGTCATTTCAGATTTCCCGGAACTGAACCTGTTGAACCATACCTGCCCGTTGTTGACAATATCCATCAAGCCATCCGAATTGGCATCAATCAAATACGTTTTTGTAGTACCTTGAGTAGAAGAACCAATTTCAGATTTGCTGTAAACCATCGCTCCCATGTCCCATCCACTGTTGCTGGTACTGGTTTCTGTGTAATTAAAATCACCTCCGGGAAAATTCCCGATTCGTTCAGATTTATTGAAAGTCAGATTACCTGCCTCATCTAACTTTCCGGTTCTCAGGAATAATCCTTCATCTGGAACCCTGTAAATCATATCCTGTATCCCATCACCATTGAAATCTACCAATTGTTGGGCATTTCTTGCTTTTGCACTGGAGCTTCCAAACGGAAAACCAAACATCAGATGTCCGTAAGGATCACTGGAAGGTGTATAGAAATTTAACCCCGCTGCAATTCTAACATTTAATCCCGTTTCAGAACTGATGTTTCCATTAATTTTAGAAGGAGTAACTAAAGCTCTTACCAATCCGGAATACGCTTCTTTATCATTCTGAAGACTGATTCCGGTATCAGGACCAAATATCCTTACATTCCCCTGCGAATCTTTCACATCATCATAATATTCAAAAGTATAGCTGTCTGAAATCTCATTACAGGTAGGCTCAATACCCCCGGGACCTCCGCCACCGCCACCAGTTCCATCATCCATATCCCTGTCTCTGCTTGTGGAGCCATTGCTTGCGGTCTTTTCACCTGTAGGCTCTTTATTTTCGGCAACTGATTTGGCTAAAGGAAGAGTTGTTGAACATGGATTATTCGGAACGATATAAATTCTCTTTAAAAGGGTTTTAAAGAACTCACCCGCGATATAATCCATTTTATAGGTTCTCACCAGTTCATTTTTATATTTAACCTCAACACTTTTTAACAAATAAGGCTCTGATCGTACCAATCCTTGTTTCGCATTGGTCGTAATATCCTGTCTGGTAATACTCGTTTCTTTGTTGAAGTTGACTGTATAATCCTTATTTCTTCCATACGCGATCTTTTTAATCTGATAAAATGTACCTCCGCCTCCGGATTCATTATAATAAGTGAACTCCATCGTGTTACCGTGGGCATCTTCTACCATCCGAAGCCCCCAATGAGCAACACCTCCCGATCCATACAACATAGAATCTGATGAACCGCCGTAATATCTTTTGGTACCATCCGTTGAGGTTATCTTCCATGTATAATTACCCGGGCTTGTCCCTATTCTTTCAATAAGGGTAAAATCATGATTCTTTCTTAAATAAAACTGTTTTACGCCATTGTTTGTATAAGAAGACCTTTCCTGTTTTTCTGTAGTAATAGCTCCATTGTTTTCACTCATATCATTATGTCTATGAGGAAGATATTCGTTGGGATATACAAGCATTTCTCCATCAAAAGAATACAGCTCCGTTTCCTTTCCTCCATCAAATAATGGAGCACCCCATTTCGTATCTACTGTGATAGCAGACAAGCCATTGATATTCCAACCGTCTCCCATCCAACCATTTCCTCCTCCACTGCTATAACCAATCGATACCGAAGGCTGCATTCCTCCAATACCTGCCGGAACACGGATCGGATAATTAGCACTGGCATCACCTTTCTGTGTTGCGGTAGGAACTCCCATCAGCTGCAGACCGGCAGTAGGGTCGGCTGCTTTTAAGCCGCTTATGCTTGTAGGAGCGAATGCTTCCAGTTTTGAAGATTCAGGAACAGAGATAACCCCATTGATATAATCGGTATCTCCTTTTGTCTCAACAGTAACAACTTTTTTCTCTTTGTCTACTTTACTGGTAGGATCAACTCTCCATTTTTTCGATGCATAATCAAAATAAAAAGCCTTTAACTCTTTTGCAGATCTTGCTCCTAATTTCTTTTCATCATAAGGGAAAGAGAAAACCATCTTTTTTGTAAATTCTCCCACGCGGTTTTCCAAACGGTATGCGCCGGAATTGGCCGTCATGTTTTTAATTTCCCCGGAAATGGAAGGAAAGTCTTTCTTTCTCAATTTTAAAATCTTAACCTCAGCATTAGTCTCTACAGAATTCTTTTCAATAGAAAGTGTTGAATTTTCATAAGACTCTATATGTTCTGCATCTTTTGAAATCATGATGGTAGCAGGAACATACTTTTCTTCACTCAGTGTTTTGAACGAAGTTTTACTCTCAGGAATCTTATATTCTCTTACTCCGCCCGGAGTGGTAATTTGAACAGATCCTTTTGCTTTATCTGCTTCTGTCAATTCAATTAATGATTCATATTCTCCTTTTACAGATGATATTGATTTGTCATTAATATGCACAGACCCGTTTTCAACACCTTTAACATAAAGGCTATTTCCTGATAATAAAGATGAAACATGATCTGCCGGTTTAAAATTATCTTCAAAAACAATTTTAACATTTTTCACTTTGTATTTTACTCCATTCAGAGAAGAAGTAAATAATATAGTATTTTTTCCTTTTTCTAAAGAATGTAATGGAATCTCCTCTTTTTGAGTACTCCATTTGCTGCTGGCAACAATAACATTTCCTCCAAAGGCAATATTTTTATTGATCGATCTAGAAACGGAATGGTAAGAATCCAATCCGAAAAGATCATACACCAGGTACGCTGTTGCATTCTGTTGCTTTATTTCAGGAATAGTGATCGTAAAGAAGTTGTCGGCTGCATTGTCAGATTCCTCATCTGAAAACTCTCCGATAGTTCCCTGTCTTTCTTCAGAATTAAAAATATGGTCTGCATCTTTATTTTCTGAAAATAAAACTTTGGAAAAAGTATCCGTGGGGGCAACTTCTTTATTTTCTATATTTTCTGCTTTTATAATATCAGGATTCTTATGTTCAGGACTTTTATATTCTGAACTTTCTGTTGAATCTGCATCGTCCTGTTTTGAGTGATAGATGTATTTATCCATCATCCGAAGTTTGAAGGACCGAACTTTTTGCCGGTCTTCCTTCGTAAAGCTCGCAAATATGAACATAGTTGCAAAAAAGCATACGAAGAGCACGGATCTTTTAGTAAAAGACTCTTTGTTAATATGTATTTTCATGGTTAGGCTTAGTCTACGATTAGTTTAAAAGTTTTTATAATTTTTCCGTTTTGGGTCAGATTGATCAAATAAGAACTCTGAACTGGAAGATGACTGCTGTATGATCCCACAGAATTGCTCACTTTTTCCAACTTTATCAATTTGCCTCCTGCATCATAGATTGAAATAATCAAATTGTCCATTTTAGGAAAAACTATGGTAAAATTCTGATCTTTTTTAACCGGATTTGGATAAAGATTGATGGTACTAAAATCTAGTGACAAGTCTTTATCTCCACGTGGACTTCCGGAATTGGAGATGGATCGCGGATCCGGATCTTTACCTTTCTGCTCTTTAGGACCTACCGCAAAAGTAAAGTACGCTTTTTCTCCTGAATCAAAGGCGTCAAGAAAATCTACTTTATTGAATATGACATATTTTTCATTTTCAACACCGGGGATTCGCTGGATCTTTCCATTATCTTTTTTAAGTAACATCCAGTAAGCAATGGGAAGCGATTTCGGATTCACGACATCTTTTAAAATCCTTACAATGTAATCCGTTTTCGGAATCTTATTTCCTATGAAATCGATCTCCCAATTTCTTTCCAAAACGTCTAAGTCCCTGTCTGTTTTTAAAGACATTCCTTTGTTATCATCCGACCACATTGCAAAATTATTATTGTCAAGTTGGGTAGAATTTTCGAAATTAGTTCTCGCAATAGTATTCATTCCTATAGTTAGAAACAAATCTGCCTGGTTGGTCGATTGCTTCTGATAAAGTTCATTTCCGTCATCTCTTCCAAGACCTG is part of the Chryseobacterium lactis genome and encodes:
- a CDS encoding T9SS type A sorting domain-containing protein codes for the protein MNKISYRRIFMMAMLSCSFSAYSQLVGSDVQLWEKTNSSLREATRCPDESLLNFHCGIKDRLLKKYIKYSKNKSHTLSLVHTSKEDELIWNNADKKASLSNNAYVKDKNAKELRRRPSIFSFLGNADQKEKVDSLKIKFEDQNLYEMIFFTRKAKAMDLNKIHSYLSIKYGISLERGKYYGSDAKVIWDPEKHKDYKYRPTGLGRDDGNELYQKQSTNQADLFLTIGMNTIARTNFENSTQLDNNNFAMWSDDNKGMSLKTDRDLDVLERNWEIDFIGNKIPKTDYIVRILKDVVNPKSLPIAYWMLLKKDNGKIQRIPGVENEKYVIFNKVDFLDAFDSGEKAYFTFAVGPKEQKGKDPDPRSISNSGSPRGDKDLSLDFSTINLYPNPVKKDQNFTIVFPKMDNLIISIYDAGGKLIKLEKVSNSVGSYSSHLPVQSSYLINLTQNGKIIKTFKLIVD